In Janthinobacterium sp. 67, a genomic segment contains:
- a CDS encoding LysR family transcriptional regulator — protein METLANLESFVRSAESGSFSAAARRLGLTPAAVSRNVALLERNLGVRLFQRSTRGLTQSEAGERFRQSVQNGLDSIQGAIADIKVNAGQPAGVLKLSAAPGFGMDYLLPLMPAFLERYPGVTPDWVFDSRPLDLIAGGFDAAVGAGFELPPGMVARELARIHLIAVVSPALLQGKRRPKDPSELAEFPSVVIRSPLTGRMRTQAMRNNTGIEVTAKQQPVMLVNDPDALSRAVVLGLGVGLIPVPHAAPHLKSGALVRLLPNWYGDVGAVSLYFTSQKLLPAKTRAFIDFVVEAFRVQNLPQTFSAK, from the coding sequence GTGGAAACTCTGGCCAATCTGGAGTCATTCGTCCGCAGTGCCGAGAGCGGTAGCTTTTCTGCTGCAGCACGCCGGCTGGGCCTGACGCCAGCAGCAGTGAGTCGGAACGTCGCGCTTCTTGAACGGAACCTTGGCGTACGACTTTTCCAGCGTAGCACCCGTGGCCTGACGCAGAGTGAAGCGGGTGAACGTTTTCGGCAATCAGTGCAGAATGGTCTCGACAGCATCCAAGGTGCAATTGCCGACATCAAGGTCAATGCCGGGCAACCGGCTGGCGTGTTGAAGTTGAGCGCGGCACCTGGATTCGGCATGGATTATCTGTTACCTCTCATGCCGGCGTTTCTCGAAAGATATCCGGGCGTAACTCCCGATTGGGTTTTCGATAGCCGTCCGCTGGACCTGATCGCAGGCGGCTTTGATGCGGCAGTCGGCGCCGGTTTTGAGCTACCGCCCGGTATGGTGGCGCGCGAATTGGCGCGAATACATTTGATTGCGGTGGTATCGCCAGCACTACTACAGGGCAAGCGCCGTCCGAAAGACCCTTCTGAACTTGCCGAGTTTCCCAGTGTGGTGATACGTTCTCCATTGACTGGTCGCATGCGGACGCAAGCCATGCGCAATAACACTGGCATCGAAGTCACGGCAAAACAGCAACCAGTAATGCTGGTCAACGATCCGGATGCACTCAGTCGCGCCGTGGTACTAGGCCTTGGCGTCGGGTTAATACCAGTTCCACACGCCGCTCCACATCTGAAAAGTGGTGCGCTGGTGCGATTACTGCCAAATTGGTATGGGGATGTCGGGGCGGTCTCGTTGTATTTCACCAGTCAGAAACTGTTGCCGGCTAAGACGCGCGCCTTTATCGATTTTGTTGTCGAGGCATTTCGTGTCCAGAATTTGCCGCAAACCTTCTCTGCTAAATAG